The Malus sylvestris chromosome 12, drMalSylv7.2, whole genome shotgun sequence genome contains a region encoding:
- the LOC126594090 gene encoding nuclear envelope-associated protein 2-like has product MASISEKSLPLSPSSSLSSMSVHEFDPLLKDLDERKQSFRRNVVSLASELKDVRSRLASQERSFVKETLTRQASETRAKILEEEISVMQKRLQQRNQQLEASSSMAEKYLTEVDGLRSQLSATQATADISAASAQLAQLQCLALLKEIDEKNCSLKEQDDRVIKLGEQLDNLQKDIKAREFSQKQLKDEVLRVENDIMQAVAKAGVNRDCELRKILDEVSPKNIEKINKLLVVKDEEIAKLKDEIRVMLAHWKLKTKEFESQLEKQRRVDQELKKRVLKLEFCLQEARAQTRKLQRMGERRDKALKELRDQLQRGGGGAAAAERQNFWETSGFKIMMSMSMLVLVAFAKR; this is encoded by the exons ATGGCGTCGATTTCGGAGAAATCACTGCCTTTGTCACCTTCCTCATCACTGTCATCGATGTCGGTCCACGAATTTGATCCGTTGCTAAAAGATTTGGATGAGAGGAAGCAGAGTTTTCGCCGGAATGTGGTGTCGTTGGCATCGGAGTTAAAGGATGTCCGGAGCCGGTTAGCTTCTCAGGAGCGATCATTTGTTAAAGAAACCCTCACAAGACAGgcat CAGAGACAAGGGCTAAAATCTTGGAAGAGGAGATTAGCGTAATGCAGAAGAGATTGCAACAGAGAAATCAGCAGCTTGAGGCCTCATCATCTATGGCCGAGAAG TACCTTACGGAAGTGGATGGTCTGAGATCGCAGCTTTCGGCCACTCAAGCAACTGCCGATATTAGTGCTGCATCAGCTCAATTGGCACAGCTTCAGTGTTTAGCGCTTTTGAAGGAAATAGATGAAAAGAACTGCTCGTTAAAAGAGCAAGATGATCGTGTAATTAAACTAGGAGAGCAATTAGATAATCTGCAGAAGGATATTAAGGCAAGAGAGTTTTCCCAGAAGCAACTGAAAGATGAAGTTTTGAGAGTTGAGAATGACATTATGCAAGCTGTTGCGAAAGCAGGGGTGAACAGGGATTGCGAGCTGAGGAAAATATTAGATGAGGTTTCTCCGAAGAATATTGAGAAGATTAATAAGCTTTTAGTTGTTAAGGATGAAGAAATAGCAAAACTGAAAGATGAAATCAGGGTAATGTTAGCTCATTGGAAGCTCAAAACTAAGGAGTTTGAATCacag TTGGAGAAACAACGGCGAGTTGATCAGGAACTGAAAAAGAGGGTATTGAAATTAGAGTTTTGTCTCCAGGAAGCTCGTGCTCAAACACGAAAGCTTCAAAGG ATGGGTGAACGAAGAGACAAGGCTCTGAAAGAGCTCAGAGATCAGTTACAACGGGGTGGCGGTGGAGCTGCAGCTGCTGAAAGACAAAATTTTTGGGAAACCTCCGGTTTCAAAATCATGATGTCTATGTCCATGTTAGTCTTGGTGGCATTCGCGAAGAGATAA
- the LOC126594088 gene encoding uncharacterized protein LOC126594088, with translation MEVKRVIAICQSGGEFLTEKDGTLSYRGINAHAIDIDDQMKFDEFKLEVTEMFGCNNNMVFKYFLPGNKKTLITVSNDKDLHRMIKFHGDFATIDVYIMEEVAPPDVSNMPASRSSRTTLSETVVPVDASLDVVDFVGDTTQPDIPLNASLDVIDDASPIDAHIDIPTEISPVFPLVGPNDEKHAKGAQQWQNAITGVGQRFSSVHEFRESLRKYAIARQFAFRYKKNDSHRVTVKCKAEGCPWRIHASRLSTTQLICIKKMNPTHSCEGAAATTGHQATRSWVASIIKEKLKYMPNYKPKDIVNDIKQEYGIQLNYFQAWRGKEIAKEQLQGSYKEAYNQLPFFCDRIMETNPGSLATFTTKEDSSFHRLFVSFHASLYGFQQGCRPLLFLDSIPLKSKYQGTLLAATAADGDDEVFPVAFTVVDAETDDNWHWFLLQLKSAFSISCPVTFVADRQKGLKESIAEIFKDSYHGYCLRYLTEQLIRDLKGQFSHEVKRLMIEDFYGAAYAPRPENFQSCLESIKSISLEAYNWIIQTEPQKWANSFFQGARYNHMTSNFGELFYCWASDAHELPITQMVDVIRGKIMELIYSRREGSNEWLTRLAPSMEEKLEKETQKIGNLQVLLLAGGSRFEVHGDTTEVVDVDRWDCSCRGWQITGLPCCHAIAVIRCLGRSPYDYCSRYFTTESYRLTYSEPILPVPNVDIPVMKASSQVLVTVTPPPTRRPPGRPTTKKYGSQDMAKRQLQCSRCKGLGHNKSTCKESL, from the exons ATGGAGGTGAAGAGAGTCATAGCAATTTGTCAGTCAGGGGGTGAATTCCTTACAGAGAAAGATGGTACATTGTCATATAGGGGCATCAACGCTCATGCTATTGACATTGATGACCAGATGAAGTTTGATGAGTTTAAATTGGAGGTGACAGAAATGTTTGGTTGCAACAATAACATGGTCTTCAAGTACTTCCTCCCTGGCAACAAGAAGACCCTGATTACTGTTTCCAATGACAAGGATCTTCATCGCATGATCAAGTTCCATGGTGATTTTGCAACCATTGATGTTTATATTATGGAGGAAGTAGCTCCTCCTGATGTCTCGAACATGCCTGCCAGTAG GTCAAGCAGAACAACTCTGTCAGAAACTGTGGTTCCAGTTGATGCATCTCTCGATGTTGTGGACTTTGTGGGTGATACCACCCAGCCTGATATCCCACTCAATGCCTCGCTTGATGTTATCGATGATGCCAGCCCTATTGATGCACATATTGATATACCCACTGAAATATCACCCGTTTTCCCTCTTGTTGGCCCGAATGATGAGAAGCATGCTAAAGGTGCACAGCAGTGGCAGAATGCAATTACGGGTGTGGGCCAAAGATTCAGCAGCGTTCATGAATTTCGTGAATCGTTGCGCAAGTATGCCATTGCGCGTCAGTTCGCCTTTAGGTATAAGAAGAATGATAGTCATCGTGTGACTGTCAAGTGTAAGGCTGAAGGCTGCCCTTGGAGAATTCATGCATCAAGGTTGTCGACAACGCAGTTAATATGTATTAAGAAGATGAATCCAACGCATTCCTGCGAAGGCGCTGCTGCAACTACAGGGCATCAGGCGACAAGGAGTTGGGTGGCTAGTATAATTAAGGAGAAGTTAAAATATATGCCCAACTATAAGCCCAAGGATATTGTGAACGATATCAAGCAGGAATATGGAATACAGCTAAACTACTTCCAGGCCTGGCGTGGGAAAGAAATAGCAAAGGAGCAGCTTCAGGGTTCGTACAAAGAGGCATATAATCAGTTACCATTTTTCTGTGACAGGATAATGGAGACAAACCCTGGTAGTCTTGCTACTTTTACCACCAAGGAAGACTCCAGTTTCCATCGTCTCTTTGTCTCTTTCCATGCCTCATTGTATGGGTTCCAGCAAGGTTGCAGGCCTCTCCTTTTCCTGGATAGCATTCCCTTAAAATCAAAATATCAAGGCACATTGTTGGCTGCAACAGCTGCGGATGGGGATGATGAGGTTTTCCCTGTTGCGTTCACAGTGGTGGATGCAGAAACTGATGATAACTGGCATTGGTTTTTACTACAATTGAAATCTGCATTCTCAATATCTTGTCCCGTGACATTTGTGGCAGACAGACAGAAGGGATTGAAAGAATCAATTGCGGAAATATTTAAAGACTCATACCATGGCTATTGCCTGCGATATTTGACCGAGCAACTTATCAGGGACTTGAAAGGGCAGTTTTCTCATGAGGTCAAACGGCTCATGATTGAGGATTTTTATGGTGCTGCTTATGCACCTAGGCCCGAAAACTTTCAAAGTTGTCTTGAAAGCATAAAAAGCATCTCACTGGAGGCTTACAATTGGATCATACAAACTGAGCCCCAGAAGTGGGCGAATTCATTCTTTCAAGGGGCTAGATATAACCACATGACATCAAACTTTGGAGAGCTGTTCTATTGTTGGGCATCGGATGCACACGAGTTACCAATAACACAGATGGTTGATGTGATCAGGGGTAAGATTATGGAGTTGATCTACTCAAGAAGGGAAGGATCTAATGAATGGTTGACGAGGCTTGCTCCATCCATGGAGGAAAAGCTAGAAAAGGAAACTCAGAAAATCGGAAACCTCCAAGTTCTACTGTTGGCTGGTGGTAGCAGATTTGAGGTTCATGGTGACACCACTGAAGTTGTAGATGTTGATCGCTGGGACTGTAGTTGTAGAGGGTGGCAGATAACTGGTTTGCCATGCTGTCATGCAATTGCTGTCATTCGTTGCTTGGGCAGGAGCCCATATGATTATTGTTCAAGATACTTTACCACCGAGAGCTATAGATTGACATACTCAGAACCAATACTTCCTGTTCCAAATGTAGACATACCTGTGATGAAGGCTTCTTCTCAAGTACTAGTGACCGTAACCCCTCCTCCCACCCGACGTCCACCAGGCAGGCCTACTACTAAGAAATATGGATCACAAGATATGGCTAAGCGTCAACTCCAGTGCAGCAGATGCAAGGGTCTTGGGCACAACAAGTCCACTTGCAAAGAGTCGTTGTAA
- the LOC126592316 gene encoding pentatricopeptide repeat-containing protein At3g53700, chloroplastic-like: protein MLIKLQSLTFSKRFPFWVCSNACFSALSYTKTIEIFSGNNQDPENSSDFEQNIQSLRNQLVPDNLIRVLDNTDDLSSAVKVSKWTSLQKRFNHTADTGALLFDEAVIVFDEMLDLGCQPDLSFYSCIIPLFCQENKLEEGIRLFEMMRTSNFMAASLVYEVMLQFLCKNLRLDDVIKVLEEMMESGLTPPNNAFADVAYVFCILGKVDDAMKFLEDKKIMETSACNVLLEGCCSTGKFLKAEDLLVEMSERNVADCNSWNIVIRWLSEHARIREVRELLGRMVVSCSLPDCDTYSALVVCHCKMSNYRNAMDIFDHIRAKSWVLDHTSYSELVKGLCLGEMTHEATEVFCYMSSNRCSIEPSSFNMLIKDLCETGKVDEAIRIQELAYYSGPSSTSSTYSTIMLGLSKLDKVKDLLMVLSKMLVEGCSLDLDAYCVLIQSMSVQNRMKECLLLFNMMVDEGLVPDSERLFNLLSCIANYSQLHMISCSINKLTSDSNRPDCDNSSVDTVSNILAEGLDAT from the exons ATGCTCATAAAGCTCCAGTCTTTAACATTTTCCAAGAGATTCCCCTTCTGGGTCTGTTCGAATGCATGCTTTTCTGCACTTTCCTACACTAAAACCATTGaaattttctcgggaaacaatCAGGACCCAGAAAATTCATCCGACTTTGAACAAAATATCCAGTCTTTGAGGAATCAGCTTGTACCGGATAACTTAATCCGGGTTCTGGATAACACTGATGATTTGAGCTCAGCAGTGAAGGTGTCGAAATGGACTTCCCTGCAAAAACGGTTTAATCACACCGCCGATAC AGGCGCTTTATTGTTTGATGAAGCTGTTATTGTTTTCGATGAAATGCTTGATCTTGGTTGTCAGCCTGATTTGAGTTTTTATTCCTGCATAATACCTTTGTTTTGTCAGGAAAATAAACTGGAGGAGGGAATTAGATTGTTCGAAATGATGAGAACTTCTAATTTTATGGCGGCTTCATTGGTTTATGAGGTTATGTTGCAGTTTTTATGCAAGAACCTTAGATTAGATGATGTGATAAAGGTTTTAGAAGAGATGATGGAATCTGGGTTGACACCGCCAAATAATGCCTTTGCAGATGTAGCATATGTGTTTTGTATATTAGGGAAGGTAGACGACGCGATGAAGTTCTTGGAAGATAAGAAAATCATGGAAACTTCTGCCTGCAATGTACTGCTTGAAGGTTGCTGCAGTACTGGAAAATTTCTTAAGGCAGAAGATTTACTTGTGGAAATGTCTGAAAGAAATGTGGCTGATTGTAATTCTTGGAATATTGTTATCAGATGGCTCTCCGAGCACGCAAGGATTAGGGAAGTGCGTGAACTTCTTGGTAGAATGGTGGTTTCTTGTTCTCTTCCCGACTGTGACACATACTCGGCTCTAGTCGTTTGCCACTGCAAAATGAGCAACTACAGAAATGCTATGGATATATTTGATCATATTCGTGCCAAAAGCTGGGTTTTGGATCATACATCTTACTCTGAGCTTGTCAAAGGCCTTTGCCTAGGGGAAATGACTCATGAGGCTACTGAAGTGTTCTGTTACATGTCTAGTAATAGATGTTCGATCGAGCCTTCCTCGTTCAATATGTTGATCAAGGATTTGTGTGAGACAGGAAAGGTTGACGAAGCAATAAGGATACAAGAATTGGCCTATTATTCCGGTCCTTCTTCTACCAGTTCAACTTACTCAACTATTATGCTTGGATTGTCAAAATTAGACAAGGTAAAAGATCTGTTGATGGTCCTCTCAAAAATGCTGGTGGAGGGTTGCAGTCTTGATTTGGATGCGTACTGCGTGCTCATACAAAGCATGAGTGTGCAGAATCGAATGAAAGAATGCTTATTGCTTTTCAATATGATGGTCGATGAGGGTCTTGTACCTGATTCTGAGAGACTATTTAATCTACTCTCTTGTATAGCCAACTATTCTCAGTTGCACATGATTTCGTGTTCAATAAATAAACTTACTTCTGATAGTAACAGGCCGGACTGTGACAATTCTTCTGTAGATACCGTTAGCAACATCCTTGCAGAGGGCTTAGATGCAACATGA
- the LOC126594089 gene encoding uncharacterized protein PB18E9.04c-like — translation MAIAASKCLFLFFLSLLSCCSSGTLVGFSYHASGNTTTSSPVRTISFLKQNKINLSQIRVFVEDPRVLSTLSKTGVAVDLYLNERQVENLMSSKSSSKSWLKTHTMPFFSKADIKSIIAIGGSDHTRKSKLPRVLSNLKTLHKVLTSLPFDRRIKVSVAFSLPFLENLRRGNGKDLHRICSFINEVRSSVIVEANVDGELNMGDRFVQSVIEKAGLAHSVLPCNAVPMVLTIKSPAAPSATEVAEFTDKVSKALESETRITSRLVGLYAEVDSMEDFAQKELKREEEQILPSSRREILSDPHPKTTSHDVYGSPTIFPTNPTTPAVPTTSPYTSSPTTVTVPATNPVTVTPVNPAAPVEVPSTTPIILPPSNPVSSSVPVTNPATTPTITNPATTYPPPTGGVPSTTTPVTNPVTPPSTTNAPAVPGQSWCVAKSGAPQAALQAALDYACGMGSADCSQIQQGGSCYNPISLQNHASFAFNSYYQKNPVSTSCDFGGVATIVSANPSTGSCIYASSSSTTPTPNPASTNPPPTSTIPPPTSTIPPPTSTTPPAITTFPPPGEGVSGSGTPPSVLNSSNPANSGTMPELGPYTPPGFNTTTSTSASLQPSFGCIFFVATLVTRIFFLNM, via the exons ATGGCAATTGCAGCTTCTAAGTgcctcttccttttcttcctttctctcctctcttgTTGTTCATCAG GAACTCTGGTGGGGTTTTCATATCATGCAAGTGGAAACACTACAACTTCATCACCAGTCAGAACAATATCATTCCTGAAGCAGAACAAGATCAACCTGTCTCAGATTCGAGTCTTTGTCGAAGATCCTAGGGTTTTAAGCACTCTGTCCAAAACCGGCGTAGCTGTTGATCTCTACTTGAATGAGAGGCAGGTTGAAAATCTGATGAGCTCCAAATCTTCCTCAAAATCATGGCTCAAAACCCACACAATGCCCTTCTTCTCAAAAGCAGATATCAAAAGCATCATAGCAATTGGTGGCAGTGATCATACAAGAAAATCTAAGCTACCTAGGGTTTTATCCAACCTCAAAACCCTACACAAGGTCCTCACTAGTCTTCCTTTCGACCGAAGAATTAAGGTCTCGGTAGCATTTTCTCTGCCATTTCTTGAGAATTTGAGAAGAGGAAATGGAAAAGACCTGCACAGGATCTGTAGTTTTATTAATGAAGTGAGATCTTCTGTCATAGTAGAAGCCAATGTCGACGGAGAATTGAACATGGGAGATAGGTTTGTTCAGTCAGTGATCGAAAAAGCCGGCCTTGCTCATTCTGTTCTTCCTTGTAATGCTGTCCCCATGGTTTTGACAATCAAGAGTCCAGCAGCTCCCAGCGCAACTGAAGTGGCTGAGTTCACAGATAAGGTTTCAAAAGCTTTAGAAAGCGAGACTCGGATTACAAGTAGGCTAGTAGGGTTATACGCAGAAGTAGATTCCATGGAAGATTTTGCGCAAAAAGAGCTCAAGAGGGAAGAGGAACAGATCCTTCCTTCTTCTAGAAGAGAAATCCTAAGCGATCCCCACCCGAAAACAACTTCACATGATGTATATGGCTCACCAACAATCTTCCCTACAAATCCAACAACACCAGCAGTACCTACAACTTCTCCATACACCTCTTCCCCAACCACTGTCACTGTCCCGGCTACAAACCCGGTAACAGTAACTCCGGTTAACCCCGCTGCGCCTGTGGAAGTTCCCTCCACCACACCCATCATTCTTCCCCCCTCAAACCCTGTGAGTTCATCAGTGCCAGTCACCAATCCAGCCACAACTCCAACAATAACTAACCCTGCGACAACTTACCCGCCGCCAACTGGAGGTGTTCCCTCCACAACAACACCTGTCACGAATCCGGTCACACCTCCTTCAACAACTAACGCTCCTGCAGTTCCAGGGCAGAGTTGGTGTGTGGCAAAGAGTGGAGCACCACAAGCAGCACTTCAGGCAGCTTTGGATTATGCATGTGGAATGGGAAGCGCAGATTGCTCACAGATCCAGCAGGGTGGGAGCTGCTACAATCCAATTTCTCTGCAAAATCATGCCTCCTTTGCCTTCAACAGCTACTATCAGAAGAATCCTGTGTCAACTAGCTGTGACTTTGGAGGGGTTGCCACAATAGTTAGTGCTAATCCAA GCACTGGTTCCTGCATTTatgcatcatcatcatcaacaacACCAACTCCGAATCCGGCATCAACAAATCCACCACCAACATCAACAATTCCACCACCAACGTCAACAATTCCACCACCAACGTCAACAACTCCGCCAGCAATCACAACATTTCCACCACCTGGGGAAGGTGTATCAGG CTCTGGTACTCCGCCTTCAGTTTTGAACTCAAGCAACCCGGCTAATTCAGGAACCATGCCAGAACTTGGGCCCTACACCCCTCCCGGTTTCAACACAACAACATCCACTTCAGCTAGCTTGCAACCGTCTTTTGGTTGCATCTTTTTCGTAGCAACCTTAGTtacaagaattttttttcttaacatgtGA